From one Solanum stenotomum isolate F172 chromosome 12, ASM1918654v1, whole genome shotgun sequence genomic stretch:
- the LOC125848609 gene encoding nucleobase-ascorbate transporter 2 codes for MAAPPKPEEISHPPMDQLQGLEYCIDSNPAWGEAIALGFQHYILALGTAVMIPSFLVPLMGGDDGDKVRVVQTLLFVEGINTLLQTLFGTRLPTVIGGSWAFAVPIISIIHDSSLTRITDPHERFLGTMRAIQGALIVASSVQIILGYSQLWAICSRFFSPVGMVPVIALAGFGLFDRGFPQAGQCVEIGVPMFILFVIFSQYLKNFQFRQWPVMERFALIITITVIWAYAHLLTASGAYRHRPDATQRHCRTDKANLISTAPWIKIPYPLQWGAPTFDAGHAFGMMAAVLVSLIESTGAYKAASRLASATPPPAHVLSRGIGWQGIGILFSGLFGTATGCTVSIENVGLLGSTRVGSRRVIQISAGFMIFFSILGKFGALFASIPFPIFAAVYCVLFGLVASVGLSFLQFTNMNSMRNLFIAGVSLFLGLSIPEYFREYTTAAFHGPSHTKAGWFNDFLNTIFLSSPTVAMMVAVFLDNTLDYKDSAKDRGMPWWVKFRTFKGDSRNEEFYTLPFNLNRFFPPS; via the exons ATGGCAGCTCCTCCTAAACCTGAAGAAATTAGTCATCCTCCAATGGACCAGCTTCAGGGTTTGGAGTATTGTATAGACTCAAATCCTGCTTGGG GGGAAGCTATTGCTTTGGGCTTTCAGCATTACATCTTGGCATTGGGGACTGCTGTTATGATTCCTTCATTTCTTGTTCCTTTGATGGGTGGAGATGAT GGTGACAAAGTGAGGGTTGTGCAGACCCTGCTTTTTGTTGAAGGAATCAATACACTCCTACAAACTTTATTTGGAACCCGTTTACCTACTGTAATTGGAGGGTCATGGGCTTTTGCGGTACCGATAATTTCCATAATCCATGATTCGTCATTGACAAGGATTACTGATCCTCATGAA AGATTCCTTGGTACGATGAGAGCAATTCAGGGAGCATTGATAGTAGCATCAAGTGTTCAGATAATTTTGGGATATAGTCAACTCTGGGCTATTTGTTCCAG ATTTTTTAGCCCAGTGGGAATGGTTCCGGTTATTGCTCTGGCAGGATTTGGTCTTTTTGACAGGGGTTTCCCACAG GCTGGACAGTGTGTGGAAATTGGTGTACCaatgttcattttatttgtgatCTTCTCTCAG TATTTAAAAAACTTCCAGTTTAGGCAGTGGCCGGTGATGGAACGATTTGCTCTAATCATCACAATCACAGTTATTTGGGCTTATGCACACCTCCTGACTGCTAGTGGTGCTTACAGACATCGCCCAGACGCTACCCAAAGGCATTGTCGCACCGATAAAGCAAACCTCATTTCGACTGCACCATG GATAAAAATCCCATATCCACTTCAGTGGGGTGCTCCTACTTTTGATGCTGGTCATGCTTTTGGAATGATGGCTGCTGTACTTGTCTCCTTGATTGAG TCAACTGGAGCATATAAAGCAGCATCTCGTTTAGCAAGTGCCACACCACCCCCAGCTCATGTTCTGAGTCGTGGTATCGGCTGGCAG ggTATTGGTATCCTGTTTAGTGGACTTTTTGGGACTGCTACTGGGTGTACAGTTTCTAT TGAGAATGTGGGACTTCTTGGAAGCACTCGTGTGGGTAGCCGCAGAGTTATCCAAATTTCTGCTGGCTTTATGATCTTCTTCTCAATTTTAG GCAAATTTGGAGCATTATTTGCATCAATTCCTTTCCCAATATTCGCTGCTGTATATTGTGTCTTGTTCGGTCTTGTTG CTTCTGTGGGGTTGTCATTTCTGCAGTTCACAAACATGAACTCAATGAGAAACCTCTTCATTGCTGGTGTTTCTCTCTTCCTCGGGTTGTCTATTCCCGAGTACTTCAGGGAATACACCACTGCTGCATTTCATGGTCCTTCTCACACTAAGGCTGGATGG TTCAATGATTTTCTCAACACCATATTTCTGTCTTCCCCAACTGTGGCTATGATGGTTGCTGTGTTTCTCGACAACACACTGGACTACAAGGACAGTGCCAAAGATAGGGGAATGCCATGGTGGGTGAAGTTCAGGACATTTAAGGGTGATAGCAGAAATGAAGAATTTTACACCCTCCCTTTTAATCTCAACCGCTTCTTTCCTCCTTCGTGA